Genomic segment of Deltaproteobacteria bacterium:
AGCGAGTCGTGTTTGTCGAAGGCGAGACCGAAAAAGTTGTGTTACCGTATCTGGCCAAAAGACTGGGGGTATTTGATCCAGATATTTCAATTATTGACTGTGGAAGTAAACATAATCTCCCTTTGTATATAGCCATCGCTGAAGCCTTCGAAGTTCCTTACCTCGTAATACATGATGAAGATCCTTTACCCGATCCGATACCTAATGATTGGAATGAAGATAAAAGGAAGGCGAAGCAAAGAACGTATGATCTTAATAAGCAGATAAGAGATCTTATTCAAGGCCCTTTTGGAAAGGTGGAAATGTTTCCCCGCGATTTTGAGACGGTGAGCGGGGTTTCCAAAAGCCAAGGTGAGAAGAAAGGAAAGGCTCTTGCCGCACTGGATCATTTCGAGAGTGTCGCTGAATCTAATATTCCAAAGAGGCTGAAGGAGGTGGTAGCGGCAGCCTTCAATGTACAGGAGAAGAAAGAATGATCACCACCCTCA
This window contains:
- a CDS encoding ATP-dependent endonuclease, with amino-acid sequence MFVEGETEKVVLPYLAKRLGVFDPDISIIDCGSKHNLPLYIAIAEAFEVPYLVIHDEDPLPDPIPNDWNEDKRKAKQRTYDLNKQIRDLIQGPFGKVEMFPRDFETVSGVSKSQGEKKGKALAALDHFESVAESNIPKRLKEVVAAAFNVQEKKE